A genomic window from Populus alba chromosome 19, ASM523922v2, whole genome shotgun sequence includes:
- the LOC118056519 gene encoding uncharacterized protein, which translates to MVAWKKLMAVDSFDSQHGASCGRSKIRQFLMSKIEKLIDKEMQQLGKSTKIHMDKQNMTSNKMSTDKQNMMSALQLLEIFERAGDGLDQFVQWRQCSEMTKEDSTEITCLLSGLVCTSNPKGTSKCDQWSCIRCSEYELDEGESPSDFIYYYSYNRVTDVGRQIAYAFKVRFIFNMISCIFLICTLA; encoded by the exons ATGGTGGCCTGGAAAAAGCTGATGGCTGTGGACTCATTTGACAGTCAACATGGTGCTAGTTGTGGTAGAAGTAAGATTCGCCAATTTTTAATGAGCAAGATTGAGAAGTTGATTGACAAAGAGATGCAACAATTAggaaaatcgacaaagatacaTATGGATAAGCAAAACATGACATCGAACAAGATGTCTACAGATAAGCAAAATATGATGTCTGCATTGCAGTTGCTTGAAATTTTTGAGAGGGCTGGTGATGGTCTTGATCAATTCGTTCAGTGGAGACAATGCAGT GAGATGACAAAAGAAGATTCTACAGAGATCACATGTTTGCTTTCAGGTCTTGTCTGCACCTCAAATCCGAAAGGCACCTCGAAATG TGATCAATGGAGTTGCATTAGGTGCTCAGAGTATGAATTAGATGAAGGAGAATCACCATCAG atttcatttattattattcatacaaTCGCGTCACCGATGTGGGGCGTCAAATCGCATATGCGTTTAaggtgagatttatttttaatatgatttcttGCATATTCTTAATCTGTACTTTGGCTTAG